The Pseudomonas solani genome segment CACAGCGGCACCAGCACCCGCGAGCCCTGGGCCAGGCCAAGCGACGACCAATACTGCTGCAGGTAAGGGTTGACCTCATCCAGATGAAAACCGATCTGGTCGTTGGCCCATCTGTCCTGCCAGAAACTCTCGTGCACAATCCACCTGCCGATTCGATAAGAACACTCAAGATTTTATGCTGGATGTCGATACGTCCAGCCCCGAATATGGCGCCCATCCTAACGGAGGAAACGCCAGATGCTGCCCAGTCTTTTCATCTCCCATGGTTCCCCGATGCTCGCCCTCGAACCCGGCGCCAGCGGCCCCGCGCTCGCGCGGCTGGCGCGCGAGCTGCCGCGCCCGGAGGCGATCCTGGTGGTGTCCGCCCACTGGGAAAGCGAACGCCTGGCGATCAGCGGCGGCACGCAGCTAGAGACCTGGCACGACTTCTACGGCTTCCCGCCCGAACTCTACGCGGTGCAGTACCCCGCCCATGGCGCCCCGGAGCTGGCCGGGGAGGTGCAGCAACTGCTGCGCGACAACGGCCTGGAGGCCGCCATCGACCCGCAGCGGCCCATGGATCACGGCGTATGGGTGCCATTGACGCTGATGTACCCCGAAGCCGATATCCCGGTGCTGCAACTGTCCCTGCCCAGCCGCCTGGGCCCCGCCTTCCAGACCCGGATCGGCCACGCCCTGGCCGCCCTGCGCAAACGCGGCGTGCTGCTGATCGGCTCCGGCAGCATCACTCACAACCTCGGCGAACTGAACTGGCGCGCCGGGCCGGAAGTGATCACGCCCTGGGCCCTGGAATTCCGCGACTGGATGGTGGAGCGCCTGGAGGCCGTCGACGAGCAGGCCCTGCACGACTACCGCACCCAGGCTCCCCACGCCCGCCGCAGCCACCCCAGCGACGAACACCTGCTGCCGCTGTATTTCGCCCGGGGCGCCGGTGGGGGTTTCAAGGTGGAGCACAGCGGCTTCACCCTCGGCGCGCTGGGGATGGATATCTATAGGTTCGGTTGAGGCCCCGGGCGCACCGAGGGCGGCCCTGTAGCTTTGGTCAAGCAGACACCCTCCCCCTGGCTTTTTGGGGATCTCGGCGCATGCAGCCGCCACTAGCTGCGGACGTAGGGTGTGCTGCGCGGCACACCCTACGGCACGAGCCCATCCTGTCGGGTCCTTAGCTCGAATCGCCACAGACAGAGCCAACCACCCAACCACCGCCCATAAAAAAGCCCCGCTATTGCGGGGCTTTTTCGTCAGGCGCTGATCAGTCTTCGCGGTAGCGGCGCAGCTTCAGGGACTTGCCCGCGACGCGGGTATCCTTGAGTTTGCCCAGCAGGCGATCCAGGCCGTCTTCCGGCAGCTCGATCAGGCTGAAGGTCTCGCGGATCTGGATGCGACCGATGGCGTCACGTGCCAGACCACCCTCATTGAGGATGGCGCCGAGCAGGTTCTTCGCGGCGATGCCGTCGCGGGTCCCCAGCGCGGTGCGGCAACGCACGCGGCCTTCGGTCAGCGGCAGCGGAGCACGACGCTCGCGGTACTCGCCACGCTCCCCCGAGGAACGCTCGCCATCACGCTCGCGACGCTCACGCGGCTGCGAGGCGCTCGGCACCAGCGGCTGCTCGCGCTCGACGTCGGCGAGGTTCAGCGCCTGGCCATTGGTGGCCTTGCGCAGCAGGGCTGCGGCCAGGGCACGCGGGCTGCAACCGATGTCGGCGATCAGGCGATCCAGCAGCTCACCATGGGTGGCTTCTGCATCGGCCACCAGGGGCGCGAGGCCGGTGGTCAGCTTCTTGATGCGTGCGTCCAGCACTTGCTGGGCGTTGGGCAGGCGTACTTCGGCGACCTTCTGGTTGGTCACGCGCTCGATCACCTGCAGCATGCGGCGCTCGCGCGGGGTAACCAG includes the following:
- a CDS encoding DODA-type extradiol aromatic ring-opening family dioxygenase codes for the protein MLPSLFISHGSPMLALEPGASGPALARLARELPRPEAILVVSAHWESERLAISGGTQLETWHDFYGFPPELYAVQYPAHGAPELAGEVQQLLRDNGLEAAIDPQRPMDHGVWVPLTLMYPEADIPVLQLSLPSRLGPAFQTRIGHALAALRKRGVLLIGSGSITHNLGELNWRAGPEVITPWALEFRDWMVERLEAVDEQALHDYRTQAPHARRSHPSDEHLLPLYFARGAGGGFKVEHSGFTLGALGMDIYRFG